The Natator depressus isolate rNatDep1 chromosome 25, rNatDep2.hap1, whole genome shotgun sequence genome includes the window GCACCATGCCCAGCCGGGGAGCAAAGACCCAGCTCCAGCCAGGACACCCCCTGGGCCCCAGGCAAGCCCTGGGCAAAGGGGCCCTGTCCCAACACCCCCATCCTTCGCCACAGGAAGTCCCAGGAAGTGACTGACCTCTGGCAGGGCGTGGGGGTGGATCGGGCCCACTGGAGTCTATCacactctgtggggcaggaaggggttctgtCAACTGGCCTATCCAAGGTCTAACCCCAGATGGGAGCCCCGGGGAGAACAGCCCAAGCTCCGTTGAACATTGCCCCCAAACTAGAGCACAGAGCCCTTCTCTCTGCATcactggaatgcagccacctctggggtggttGATCCACAGCAGCACATTGCCAAGGGTTGTGTGAGGACCAAGTATCCCTTGGATGCCTGCAGCCTGTGGGTGATGGGGGTCAGTGTGGAGGGCATATGGAGGAGGGGAGTAGTGGGGGGTAAATCAGTGTcgggggacatgggctggggtgAGGCATGTAGGAGGGCAATTGAGTGTTGGAGGGCAGTGGGAAGGATTAAAAGCTGCAGCAAGGCTGAGAACGGCATTAACTCATTCTAGCGATTGCTCAGCTAGTgcaggcagcccccagccccgaggGGTGCACAGTCGCCTTGATCCCTGGGCTGCACAGTGGGTGGAAGCAGAAAGGCCCCAAGCTGGTCCCAGGCCTCAATTAATCGGATTCGAGCTCCCTTCCCCAATTAATACAATTAATTCAACCTAAACTAGGGTTGCCCACTTTCTAATCACAGAAAACCAAACATccttgttctcccccaccctgcggccctgctcctgctccaaagccccctgctcactccatccctcctctctCCATCACTCGCTCATTTtaaccaggctggggcagggttgcagaagtgggtgagggctctagctgggggtgcaggctgggggggatgaaggatttggggtgcaggaggggcctctggggtgcagggtgggaccgaggggtttggagtgcggataggggctcagggctggggcaggaagttggggcatggggggggggtcagggctgggtagggggttggggtgcaggctctcggcaccgcttacctcgggcggctcctggaAATGGCCAGCATGTCCGCCTCCTAGGTGAAGGGACGGCCAGGGATCGCTGCGTGCCGTCTCCACCTacaggcgccgcccccgcagcgcCCATTGGCCGAGGTTCCAGCCCaatggagctgcagagccagctctcagggtgggggcagcgcacagagcccccgtggctgcccctgcgcctaggagccggacatgccggttgattctgggagccacacggcgtcacggcaggcagggagcctgccagccccactgcgccgccaaccggacttttaacggcctggtcagtggtgctgactggagccgcctgCATCCCTTTTCGACTGGCTGTTCCAGTCGAAACCTGGATGCCTGGCACCCCTACCTCAACCCAGGGGCCAGTGGCCGGGCCCAGCCCCGGGGACTCACTCAGCCCCCAGCAGCGCCGGTTACAGGCCTAGCTAGGCTTCAGCTCAGGTCCCAGCCCTGCTGTCCGTGCACCCCTGGTGGGAGACACTGACATGGGCCGCCCGATGTTCccctggggagcaggagagagggggcggGCGGAGGTcagtggggagaaggggcaaatgGAAGAACACCAGGGCTGCACCACGGCTTCCTGGTGATCCAGCCCAGCAACCCGGCTTCCAGTGCTGGGATTGCAGCTCCACGCACATGGGCACACGGAACGGCACAGATCTCCGACCAGCCCGAGCAGGTCCAGTCAGCACGTGGCTCTCTGGGGCACTTGGGTGGGTCACGCCCCTTGCAGGAGGGGCTACCCAGGGCGACAGGCTCCCCCTGAGGGGATACAGGGACTCGCTCACCCAGCAGCTTCTGTGCCAGGCTAGGCCCGGCCTGAGGAGTCACAGGGGCCCCATGGTGCCCCCGAGGGGCTGGGTTGGGTCCCTCTGGAAGCTCCTcactggagggggcagagggggattgcagggacacacccaacacCAGGGTGTGGGGatgcagcaggctgagcagcagctgccccttGGCTTACTCTCACCCCAGACGTGGATCCGTTCCCTCCACCCCATGTCAGCAGCTGCCCATGGGGCGCCAGGAGCTATAACCCGGCTGGGGGCTCCGAGCGCCCGGGTGGATTCATCGTGTGGCTGGGTGACACCATCTTAGAGTCCAGACGACTGCCCGGTGCCCAACACTGAGCCCAACTGCGTCATGGCCATCACGCATGCCCGCCGGGGCGAGGGGAGGTACTTGGCGGGATCTGTGTGCCGCGGGCTGGCCTGATACAGAGtgcagccccccaggggcccGGGCCTGAAGGCAGGGAGCTCAGAAGAGAAAAGCAGGACCCAGGCTGGAgggcccctcccttcccaccagggCAGCCCCCACGGCTCAGACCCAGCAGCCACATTCAGGTGGCGGGgccagcagggcagggggaggcttgGGCACGTCCTGAGAATGTCACGCTGCCCAGGGTCCTCAGCTTGAAGAGTGGAGGGTGACACAGGCCAGGGCCAGAGACACTGGTAGAGCTGGGTTGGAGACCCAaggctggaggggggaggaggggctgcaggtcgggagtgaggggcactggcagagctgcctAGGAGCGTTTTGGCTGGCCCAGGTGGCACCTGTTTAATGTTCTCTGTACCATTTGCTGGGAGATGGGCTGCAGAGGCTAAGGGCTTTCCCACCTCTAACATCACTGGTCCGACAAACCCAGGCCAGATGTAGGATGGACTCGTGGGGCAgagactctgggctgggacccaggatcGGGGCTCAGTGCCCAGTTCCGCCTTAGACTCGCTGTGACCTCAGACcacatcccctccctgcacccatcTGACAATGGAGAGGCTGCTGCCACAGTCCTAAAGCCTGCCACAgtaatgcccctcactcccgacccacagcccctgctagcccacccctggactccccccacccagctcagccggtgcccctcactcccaacccgcagcccctgctagcccacccctggactccccccacccagctcagccagtgcccctcactcccgacccacagcccctgctagcccacccctggacttccccccacccagcagcccctgctagcccacccctgggctccccccacccagctcagctggtgcccctcactcccaacccgcagcccctgctagcccacccctgggctccccccacccagctcagccagtgcccctcactcctgacccgcagcccctgctagcccacccctgggctccccccgcccagctcagccggtgcccctcactcccaacccgcagcccctgctagcccacccctggactccccccacccagctcagccagtgcccctcactcccgacccacagcccctgctagcccacccctggacttccccccacccagcagcccctgctagcccacccctgggctccccccacccagctcagctggtgcccctcactcccaacccgcagcccctgctagcccacccctgggctccccccacccagctcagccagtgcccctcactcctgacccgcagcccctgctagcccacccctgggctccccccgcccagctcagccggtgcccctcactcccaacccgcagcccctgctagcccacccctgggctccccccacccagctcagccggtgcccctcactcccgacccgcagcccctgctgtcccacccctgggctccccccacccagctcagccggtgcccctcactcccgacccgcaacccctGCTGTcccacccctgggctccccccatccagctcagccggtgcccctcactcccgacccacagcccctgctagcccacccctggactccccccacccagctcagccagtgcccctcactcccgacctgcagcccctgctgtcccacccctgggctccccccacccagctcagccggtgcccctcactcccgacccacagcccctgctagcccaccccAGGCTCCCCTGGCCCAGctcagccggtgcccctcactcccggcccgcagcccctgccgtcccaggcctgggctccccccacccagctctgccggtgcccctcactcccgacctgcagccccctcctagCCCAGAcctgggctccctgcccagctctgctggggcccctcactcccgacccacagcctgGGGTCTCCACTGAGGAGAGATTCCCAGTTATTCTGAATGCTGGTTCTGTGATAAGGGCAAATCTGCAGCAGATTGTGACGCTCAGGCAGCCAGTTTAACCCCCATCCCTTGGGGTCAAAGGCCAGGGGCAGCAAACACTTGACCCTGCAGCCGCAGAGCGTCCGGTGTGCCGTGTGTGCGTgtttgtgtaactcaccaaaggCCCTTTTGGGCTGCACCAGCCGCAGGGTGAAGGGCTGGGCCCTGGGCAGGTCCCGCAGCATCTTGGCAACATCATAGTGGCGGCAGCCCACGATGCTCTGGTCGTTGATGGCCTCGATGCTGTCGCCCACGCACACAGTCTGGACGCAGTTCATGACGCTCCCGTCCTTGATCCTCTGGAGCGCGGGACATGCCGgtcagtgggggcgggggagcggggggaCACAGCAGGGCTGAGCTGCTCCCGGTCCTTACACATGGGGGGTGTCCATGCGGGTGCCTCCCAGCCATCAGGAGCAGCGCTACTGGGCAGCGGGGATGACCTTAGAGCTgcaccctggggtggggctggggagtgaCAACACCAGGACCCCCCAGCACAACAACAGCGGGTCtttctccagcccccacccccagtttcgCAGGGCAGGAGGCACCGAGCGGTGCCAAGAGCCACTTGTGAACTGCCTGGAGCAGTGACCGCCTggctggtgtgacaaagttcctgctctaccttggtgggtcttgtgcttattggcggatttgctcgccttggagcttaacggcagccctcagcttggccatttttctgaacccacagtccaggtcgactcctcctgtgtctgaccaggagttgggaggatttggggggagcccgggcccaccctctactctgggttccagcccagggccctgtggaatgcagctgtctagactgcctcctggaacagctgtgcgacagctacaactccctgggctacttccccatggcctcctcccaacaccttctttatcctcaccacaggaccttcctcctggtgtctgataatgtttgtacacctcagtcctccaacagtctgcgttctcactctcagctcctagtgcctcttgctcccagctcctcacacgcacaccacaaactgaagcgaGCTcccttttaaaacccaggtgccctcattagccttccttaattgattccagcagcttcttgattggctgcaggtgttctaatcagcctgtcttaattgtctccagaaggttcctgattgttctggaacctttcctgttctggaaccttcccttacccagggaaaagggacctacttagcctggggctaatatatctgctttctattactctcctgtagccatctggcctgaccctgtcacagtggttATTGGGCATTATAGCAAAAGTTACTATAATTACAAAGTCAAGCAATGAAGTCTTATTTTGTTAGTCCCCTTGGCGTTTTCTCTGCTGTTCTAGTCATGCCTCAAAGCTGCTGTCTGAAAATCCAATGAATAGACCTAATTTCCCAACCGCTGTAGCAAAAGAGGTAGTATCTTGATCCAATCATAATGTAGTCCTTTAAATTATCTTTTTAGTGCTTCTGTTTGCGGGATGGTCTAATAAATATATGCACTACTATATATTTAACTGTGAAACACGTGTATATACACAGAGTTAGTTCATATAAAGTGAAACAATCACAAAAAACCTTTcctgttctggaaccttcccttacccagggaaaagggacctacttagcctggggctaatatatctgccttctattactctcctatagccatctggcccgaccctgtcacactgggAACGTGGATGTTGGGCTTGGCTCTGGGGCCGGGCAGCACCCAGTGCAATGGGGCCGGCTGGCATCTggggccccaggccctgcctgaagtcagccctgctctgcctccatgaccctgggctggcctggagagaacccagccCTTGGGAAGGGCAATGCGGAGGGGCTCCCCTCCCTTCTCTGCAGAGGGAAATCATGTCCAGCTGAGCAAAGCTTCAGGCTACTTTCCCTGTGGGGTTTCCTTTTATGGGGGGGTAtttgccccactccccccatctgcagggctctgaccccctccccccagctgcagggctctCTCTCAGAAAGCAGCTCCCTGAATATTTTTGTCTTCAGCTGAGTTCCCCTGGTTCCTCAGGTATCACCCTGCTGGCCCCACCCAGCCAATCTCCTGgcaccagcaccagctgcttccaaGGCAGGTGCGAGAATCCCTGCAGGCAGCCGTACAGTAACCGGTCCTTGGTCCGGGGCCCTGCTGACCCCCCCGGCTAGAGGCTGGCTCGTGCCCTGAAGCAGGGGgactgcaggttgagaaccactgctctgtagCCATGTCCACACCCTTTTCTGAGTCCTGCCATGCTCTTGGACTCCCtggtatcttgtggcagtgagttccacaggctgccAGTGGGATCCACAGGTGGTATCTTGGATCAGTTTCAAATCTGCTGCTTTTCCATGTCATTGCCTGACCCCGGGTCTCACCTCATGAGACGGGGAGATCAGAGGCCCCCACTCTGCCTTCTCTAGAGCAGCCCTGCTCTCAGAGCCTTTCAGCAATGCTCTCTCAGCTGCCTCCTCAAACGAGGCACTCTCCTTTCGGTACCATTTCTTCCATGTCCCCACTCATCCCCATCTGACTCCATGTGCTTAGAGCCTGCCCGGGGGGATTCCCTGCTGTGTGCAGTGAATGGGACATTTACATTGTGTGGGGAGGTGATTTTAATGAGAATAAACATCTGTAAactctctgctcccagctcaggAGTCCCAGGGCCGGAGTGCGTGAGCCGCCCGATGGGCCATCTCCTGGAAaccagccttccctgccccctggacCACAAGCCCCGTCCTGGACTGTCTGACCTGAAAAgtcccctctcacccccccaaagttttgatttttcagcaacaaatagaaaacagaaatattttgattgcGAAACGCCAcctggtgcctcatgggagttgtagttcagtgATTGTTGCTCCCACCCTCCTTTATGGGCCGTCCTGCCAGGTTGGACTACTACTTCCACGATGCACCAGGCTCTCCCCTCTTGGTGAGGCATCATGGGTGTCAGagtcacagtgcatcatgggagatggagTCCAGCTGGGGAGTAAGGAGAATGGGAACACAAAACACCCAAACTGCGACTCCCAGGAGGCACCACGGCAGGGTTCCCAACTCCAGACAGTTTGGGTGTCGGGGGtgcagtttttaaacaaacactggAGGTTTCCCACAAGAAGCCGACAGCCACTTTTCaccaaaaacccaattttccattaaaaaaacaaacaaaacaaaaaaccactctCCTGATGGGTAATTCTTGGCTGACCCTGGCACAattccccctcctccactgcGGCCCCTCCAGCCCATGGCCCTCACCCACCTTGATGAAAGCGTAGCCCGCCCCGTTGTCGGTGATGGTCAGCCCCAGCGCATCCTCCGTCTTGGTCACTTCCACCTCCTTGGTCTCGCCCCGCACATGTGCGAAGATGAAATCCTCCAGGCCGATCTGGCCCCCCAGCAGCTTCTGCATGTCCACCTTGTGGGTGTTGAGGGTGCAGAAGAGGATCTGCCAGAGAGCAGCTGCCTCACCGTTCTGCCCACCGGGGTTGGGAGCTTGGAACACCTTCCACCCAACAGCTCAGCGGGGCAGCGGCTGGCATGCACCAGAGAGGCACAGAGCACCCAGCACCATGATACCCCCAAACGTGGGTGGGAAATGTACCCCTTTTTGCCCATTTTGAGTTGCAGACCCTGGAACTCTGCTTTTTGCCTCGGAGGGACAAGTCAGTTTTGGGGCCTATTTTATCCATTTTTGTTCATTGATGATCACGTGAAAGGTGTTCGCTTCAAGGAAAGGGAAATGGGCCAATCGGGGAAGCGAGCCTTGCATTTGTTGGAGATGTTCCCGTTCCCTACTGCAGCCGCTTGTGAAAACGGAGGCCCACAACCACACATGACAACCCCGCATTATTACTGATCATTGATTCCGTCATGGCAGCGCCCTGAGCCAAAGGCCTTTTGGGTGATCATCACTgtgcaaaaataaatgaataacccACAGAGCTGAGCTGTCCCCACCCGGCCTTCCTTGGATCTCCAGGGTCTGCAACTCAGAGTGGGCAAAATTAGGTGCATTTTCAAACCACAAACATGATGggcttttgttgttttgttgttaaagAAGTAGGTTGGCTGTCAGTGAATTGACCAGATTCGACTCAGTACATTTCCTTACCCTGTGGGACCTCAGGCAAATTTCTTagtttccctgtgcctcagtttccccatctgtaaaatggggataaccatCCTTCCCTGTCTGGCTTGTTTAGATTTCACACTCTTTGGAGACAGGGCCTGGCTGACAGTGtttgtgcagcgcccagcacaatcaGGGCCCTGGGTTCGTTTGGGGCCTGTAGGATGCGCTAAAGAATAACTAGGGTGAATTTCTGAGACATGGATCAGGTGTCTCCTGTACACTATGCTGCTAGTGCGACAGCGGAGGTTGCAAGCTTGACCCCGAcaagctggaggggcaggggcaggctctCTCCAGCCCAGCGCTGCCTGAAGAGGGCACCCGCAGCAGCACGGGTTACTGCGGCCCTATCCAGAGTCGTGAACTGAGCACAAACAGGAACAACCCACAGGAGCTAACaggcagccccagctctgcccacacgAGAGCGACAGAGACTCACTGAACCCATTTCATGCAAGCCACTGAGCAGCATCAGATGGTAACAAGTGAGAGTCACAACTCGCCTGGGCTGGATCGAACCATGTTAAAGGCGGCAGGTCCAGCAGCCCATTACTGATCCCCCAGGCCACCAGCACCCCGACAGGACAATCCATGGAATAACGTGCCTCTCCCTAGCAGcattcagctgaggatctcaaagcacccaGCCCCATAGGGGAGGCAGACAACCACAGCATAGGTAAACCTGTGCCAACTGGTCTTGATAGTCCCAGGTGTCTTGGCTAAGGAACAAACCAGCCAGAGTTTTCTTCATCACCCCTACTGATTGCACAGCCACTTCTAGGCGCAGATCTTTTGAAAGGTGGgtcagatggggaaattgaggcaccgagGGGAGATGTgttttgcccagggtcacagagaGAGTCACggtggagctgggactagaacccagggctcctgtcCACAGCAGGCTTTGTCACGACGGTACAGGAACGGCATGTACCAGATGGACCCTGGAAGGCAGCCCAGGCCCTGGCAGATGCTATGGCGCCATGGAGGCAAGCCCTGCAGCTGTAACCAGAGCTTGGCCTTAACCCTCTGGTGACCAGAGCCGGCTAGCTGGAATGTGCAGGGCTTCAAAGGCTAAcagcagacccccaccccaccccagatcaaGGGCAGAGGGGAGCCTTGGCACTGGCACAGGTGTGTCAGGCTCAGGTATCCCGGCTCTTCGGCTGGGTTAGCCGctgccccacctcccaccccatgctgctcctgcctcacCTCAGTGGGGGAGATGTCGAAGACCTCAGCGATTTTGGCATACAATTCCTTCACATTGGTGAAGCCCTCGATCTTGCCTGTGGGGCTGCCGTGGGCCAGCTGCGTGTGGAAGACCAGCCTGGGCCGGACCCGCGGGGATGGCTGCGAGAAGGCAGCGGGGGCACCATCCCCAGCTTTCCCCACTTCAGGCGGGGCCTCCGTGgccccctgctctgggtacaCCCCGTTCTCCatgggcttctcctcctcctcctcttcctcgccTGCCTTCTTGCTTCGCCGGCCTGATCTCCGCAGCATCCTGTTGTTCTGCTTTCGGGGCCACaatggcagctgctcctgctgAATTATAGATTGCCCCAGCTCTCAGCCCAGGGAATCTGATCCCCGGAGTGCAGGTAATTCGAGGAGTGTCAGATGAGCTCCCCTCCACACAGGCAGAGCTCCAAGCTGCAGGCACCTGGGGagcaggaagagccagcaagcaAACCCCTGGGAACAGCAGCTGTGCTGAGGGGCTACCAGGGGCAACAGGGCTTTGGCTGTTCCACCACCGCAGCTTCCAGCTAACGGCCAGTGTATGTTTACCATCAGGAGAGCGACCCTATAAAAACACCTCCTTAAGCACTTATGATGGGTCACTGCCAGGGACCGAACCAGCAATTTGGGGATGTATGTGCACAAGCTTTTGGCACCTGGGCTCTGGTCACTCCAAGGCAGCAGCATCTTGCACACCTGGGGGGGAACAAAGGACCATGCTGGGTTCCCAGGGGTTACACACTTCCCCTGGCCAGGGGCACGGCCACCCAAGCACCGGAGATGGACAGCTGTTCAAACCCCACTGCCGGTCCTGGTCCTGGCCAGGAAATGCACAGGCAGCACTGGGCCGCGAAGCAGCCTCCACCCCAGTGCTCCAGAGCCACAGACTctcagggtcagaagggacctcaggaggtcacctagtccaaccccctgctgaaactaggaccacctaaatcatcccagccagggctttgtcaagcctgaccttgaaaacctctaaggaaggagattccacccctccctaggtaacccattccagggcttcaccaccctcctagtgaaaaagtttttcctaatatccaacctaaacctcccccagtcTGGCCAGGCCCAAGGCAGTAGCAGACTCCTAAGCCTCTTACAGGGACCAGCCCCTGGCGGATGTCCCCGACCCCTG containing:
- the GIPC3 gene encoding PDZ domain-containing protein GIPC3 — its product is MLRRSGRRSKKAGEEEEEEEKPMENGVYPEQGATEAPPEVGKAGDGAPAAFSQPSPRVRPRLVFHTQLAHGSPTGKIEGFTNVKELYAKIAEVFDISPTEILFCTLNTHKVDMQKLLGGQIGLEDFIFAHVRGETKEVEVTKTEDALGLTITDNGAGYAFIKRIKDGSVMNCVQTVCVGDSIEAINDQSIVGCRHYDVAKMLRDLPRAQPFTLRLVQPKRAFDMIGQRTKSSKCPGEGKVASGKETLRLRARGTARLEDVPSAWEKEAARRVDDLLESYMGIRDVELASTMVEVARECLSPAEFAKSLDLVLGEFAFPGEFVAEVWAAIRGAQGGRK